One genomic region from Aliarcobacter cryaerophilus ATCC 43158 encodes:
- the ppk2 gene encoding polyphosphate kinase 2, whose amino-acid sequence MNLNDFDITTHSGLYISKDEHPIFGKKYIARFQYDKKRYVKVLGYEKRDKITLSKAISLIEKFKSSIYKNSNEIEIKDDKKIIYKVTSKSSNIDVDELKKLKEENTYLKSIVGDYKKLKHEDLTEGIQKIYDLQSLKPYQIELIKLQNWLEKENKRMIIIFEGRDASGKGGAIRRITRYMNNKHYRVVALGKPTETQRNQWFLQRYIEHFPTGGEIVLFDRSWYNRAMVEPIFGFCTPEEHEIFMEDIVNFEQDLVRQGMILIKLYFSVSKEEQKRRFDRRIQDPLRQWKFSEVDMQAQDLWDEFSEKKYEMLRRTTSRSAPWHIIRSDDKQLARFEALKIILNSVDYDGRNYSLNFEANEDINISVQRELLQMRKTKDY is encoded by the coding sequence ATGAATTTAAATGACTTTGACATAACAACTCATAGTGGATTATATATTTCAAAAGATGAGCATCCAATTTTTGGAAAAAAATATATTGCTAGATTTCAGTACGACAAAAAAAGATATGTTAAAGTTTTGGGTTATGAAAAAAGAGATAAAATTACATTAAGTAAGGCAATTAGTTTAATCGAAAAATTTAAATCTTCTATATATAAAAACTCAAATGAGATTGAAATCAAAGATGATAAAAAGATAATTTATAAAGTAACTTCTAAAAGTAGTAATATTGATGTTGATGAGTTAAAAAAACTAAAAGAAGAAAATACTTATTTAAAATCTATTGTTGGTGATTATAAAAAACTTAAACATGAAGATTTAACTGAAGGTATTCAAAAAATATATGATTTGCAATCTTTAAAACCATATCAGATTGAATTAATAAAGCTTCAAAATTGGTTAGAAAAAGAGAATAAAAGAATGATTATTATCTTTGAAGGAAGAGATGCTTCTGGAAAAGGTGGTGCAATAAGAAGAATTACAAGATATATGAATAACAAGCATTATAGAGTTGTAGCTCTTGGTAAACCAACAGAAACACAAAGAAATCAGTGGTTTTTACAAAGATATATTGAGCATTTCCCAACAGGTGGAGAGATAGTTTTGTTTGATAGATCTTGGTATAATCGTGCTATGGTTGAGCCAATTTTTGGATTTTGTACACCTGAAGAGCATGAAATTTTTATGGAAGATATTGTAAATTTTGAGCAAGATTTAGTACGGCAAGGTATGATTTTAATCAAATTATATTTTTCAGTTTCAAAAGAGGAGCAAAAAAGAAGATTTGATAGAAGAATACAAGATCCACTTCGACAGTGGAAGTTTTCTGAAGTTGATATGCAAGCTCAAGATTTGTGGGATGAGTTTAGTGAGAAAAAATATGAGATGTTAAGAAGAACAACTTCTAGAAGTGCACCTTGGCATATAATACGAAGTGATGATAAACAGCTTGCTCGTTTTGAAGCTTTGAAAATAATTTTAAATTCTGTTGATTATGATGGTAGAAACTACTCATTAAATTTTGAAGCAAATGAAGATATAAACATCTCTGTTCAAAGAGAGTTACTTCAAATGAGAAAAACAAAAGATTATTAA
- the ppk2 gene encoding polyphosphate kinase 2, producing MGHDRSLVRHAFEDDNSEIDTQEEISHGVNKNRPRKELNEKEEDGEQKVQIWVKKETLEYQKRLTLLQIELLKLQNHVKEKGLKVLIIFEGRDAAGKGGTIKRITEHLNPRGARIVALEKPNEQEKTQWYFQRYVSHFPSAGEIVIFDRSWYNRAGVEPVMGFCTKEQHEQFLRDVPEFEKMLVETGVILFKYYFSVSKKEQERRFKKREDDPLKQYKLSPIDKEAQKVWDKYTNAKFSMLMASHTPIAPWTVVKSDNKKKARINCIRHLLNGIDYGRKSKDESIFKIDRKILINGAVEIENMQEGSEKMRSTK from the coding sequence ATGGGACATGATAGAAGTTTAGTAAGACACGCTTTTGAAGATGATAATTCAGAGATAGATACACAAGAGGAAATTTCTCATGGTGTTAATAAAAATAGACCTAGAAAAGAGCTAAATGAAAAAGAGGAAGATGGTGAACAAAAAGTTCAAATTTGGGTTAAAAAAGAGACTTTAGAGTATCAAAAAAGACTTACATTACTTCAAATTGAACTTTTGAAACTTCAAAATCATGTAAAAGAGAAGGGTTTGAAAGTTTTGATTATTTTTGAAGGAAGAGATGCAGCTGGTAAAGGTGGAACTATAAAGAGAATTACTGAACATCTAAATCCAAGGGGTGCTAGGATTGTTGCATTGGAAAAACCAAATGAACAAGAAAAAACTCAATGGTACTTTCAAAGATATGTAAGTCATTTTCCTAGTGCAGGTGAGATAGTTATATTTGATAGAAGTTGGTATAATAGGGCTGGAGTTGAGCCTGTTATGGGCTTTTGTACAAAAGAACAACATGAGCAATTTTTAAGAGATGTTCCAGAGTTTGAAAAGATGCTTGTAGAAACTGGTGTTATATTATTTAAATATTATTTTTCTGTATCTAAAAAAGAGCAAGAGAGAAGATTTAAAAAAAGAGAAGATGATCCTTTAAAACAATATAAGTTATCTCCGATAGATAAAGAGGCTCAAAAAGTTTGGGATAAGTATACAAATGCAAAGTTTTCAATGCTTATGGCCTCTCATACTCCAATAGCTCCTTGGACTGTTGTTAAGAGTGATAATAAGAAAAAAGCTAGAATAAATTGTATTAGACATCTTTTAAATGGTATAGATTATGGAAGAAAATCAAAAGATGAGTCAATATTTAAAATTGATAGAAAGATTTTAATTAATGGTGCAGTTGAAATAGAAAATATGCAAGAAGGAAGCGAGAAAATGAGGAGTACAAAATGA
- the nspC gene encoding carboxynorspermidine decarboxylase, producing MNKNYEIVESFERLPSPAYVCEEELLENNLKLLKRVQDETGVKILLALKGFAMYSTFDLCKKYLKGCCASGLHEALLAKEEFGGEVHTYSPAFKDEEIDEIISISNHLVFNSFNQLKRYKDKAFKKVSLGVRLNPEYSSVEVDLYNPCAPNSRLGITKGNFDESQLQYLEGFHFHALCEQNVDALEGALANFEKNFSQYFSKLKWVNFGGGHHITRADYDVEGLIKLLKDFKERYPHLEVYMEPGEAVGWQTGYLVATVLDIVNNGMDLAILDTSAEAHMPDTLAMPYRAMIRNSAVAFEKKYTYRLGGNTCLAGDIIGDYSFDEPLKVGDRIILEDMIHYTMVKTTTFNGIKLPSIIIKNKDNSFKVIKNFCYNDYKSKLS from the coding sequence ATGAATAAGAATTATGAAATAGTTGAAAGCTTTGAAAGACTTCCAAGTCCAGCATATGTTTGTGAAGAGGAACTTTTAGAAAATAACTTAAAACTTTTAAAAAGAGTTCAAGATGAAACTGGAGTTAAAATTCTTTTAGCTCTAAAAGGTTTTGCTATGTATTCAACTTTTGATTTATGTAAAAAATACCTTAAAGGTTGTTGTGCTTCTGGTCTTCATGAAGCACTTTTAGCAAAAGAGGAGTTTGGGGGAGAAGTTCATACTTATAGTCCAGCATTTAAAGATGAAGAGATTGATGAGATTATATCTATCTCAAATCATCTAGTTTTTAACTCATTTAATCAACTAAAAAGATATAAAGATAAAGCTTTTAAAAAAGTATCTTTGGGAGTTAGATTAAATCCTGAATATTCAAGTGTTGAGGTTGATTTATATAATCCGTGTGCTCCAAATTCAAGACTTGGTATTACAAAAGGAAATTTTGATGAATCACAACTACAATATTTAGAGGGTTTTCATTTTCACGCACTTTGTGAACAAAATGTAGATGCTCTTGAAGGTGCTTTAGCAAATTTTGAAAAAAATTTCTCTCAATATTTTTCTAAATTAAAATGGGTAAATTTTGGTGGTGGACATCATATTACAAGAGCTGATTATGATGTAGAAGGATTGATTAAACTTTTAAAAGATTTTAAAGAAAGATATCCTCATCTTGAAGTTTATATGGAACCTGGTGAAGCTGTTGGTTGGCAAACTGGTTACCTTGTGGCGACTGTACTTGATATCGTTAATAATGGAATGGATTTAGCAATTCTTGATACTAGTGCAGAAGCTCATATGCCTGATACTCTTGCAATGCCGTATCGTGCTATGATAAGAAATAGTGCAGTAGCATTTGAGAAAAAATATACATATAGATTAGGTGGAAATACTTGTTTAGCTGGTGATATTATTGGAGATTACTCTTTTGATGAACCTTTAAAAGTAGGAGATAGAATCATTTTAGAAGATATGATTCATTATACAATGGTAAAAACAACAACTTTTAATGGTATAAAATTACCATCAATTATTATAAAAAATAAGGATAATTCTTTTAAAGTTATAAAAAACTTTTGTTATAATGATTATAAATCAAAATTATCTTGA
- a CDS encoding saccharopine dehydrogenase family protein, translating into MNKKGILIIGAGGVSQVATVKCAMNIDTFEKITLASRTISKCDSIAEYILKNQGVKIDTAQVDADSVDELVKLIEKVNPKLVLNVALPYQDLTIMDACTKCKVDYVDTANYEHPDEAKFEYKLQWERDAQFKEAGIMALLGSGFDPGVTGVFCAYAQQNLFDEINYIDIMDCNAGDHGYKFATNFNPEINLREVSANGRYWENGQWIETKPLEIRVDHDYPEIGVKASYLLYHEELESLAKNINGLKRIRFFMTFGDSYIQHMNCLQNVGMLGIEPVNHKGVMITPIEFLTTLLPDPASLGPRTVGQTNIGCIIEGLKDGKPRKVYIYNVCDHQECYKETGAQAVSYTTGVPAMIGSKLLYKGIWKNTGVFNIEEFDAKPFMDELMTQGLPWKILELDVK; encoded by the coding sequence ATGAATAAAAAAGGAATTTTAATAATAGGTGCAGGTGGAGTTAGTCAAGTTGCAACTGTAAAATGTGCAATGAATATTGATACTTTTGAAAAAATTACATTGGCCTCAAGAACTATTAGTAAATGTGATTCTATAGCAGAGTATATTTTAAAAAATCAAGGTGTTAAAATTGATACTGCACAAGTTGATGCTGATAGTGTTGATGAATTAGTAAAATTAATTGAAAAAGTGAATCCAAAGCTAGTGTTAAATGTAGCATTGCCTTATCAAGATTTAACGATTATGGATGCTTGTACAAAATGTAAAGTTGATTATGTAGATACTGCAAATTATGAACATCCTGATGAGGCTAAATTTGAGTATAAACTTCAATGGGAAAGAGATGCTCAATTTAAAGAAGCTGGAATTATGGCACTTTTAGGTTCAGGATTTGACCCAGGTGTTACAGGGGTATTTTGTGCTTATGCTCAACAAAATCTTTTTGATGAGATTAATTATATAGATATTATGGATTGTAATGCAGGTGACCATGGATATAAATTTGCAACAAACTTTAATCCAGAAATAAACTTGCGAGAAGTAAGTGCGAATGGAAGATATTGGGAAAATGGTCAATGGATTGAAACAAAACCTCTTGAAATAAGAGTTGACCATGATTATCCAGAAATTGGAGTAAAGGCTTCATATCTACTTTATCACGAAGAGTTAGAATCTTTAGCTAAAAATATTAATGGATTAAAAAGAATTAGATTTTTTATGACTTTTGGAGACTCTTATATTCAACATATGAATTGTTTACAAAACGTTGGAATGTTAGGAATTGAGCCTGTTAATCACAAAGGCGTTATGATTACTCCAATAGAGTTTTTAACTACACTTTTACCAGATCCTGCATCTTTAGGACCAAGAACAGTTGGGCAAACAAATATTGGTTGTATTATTGAAGGGCTTAAAGATGGAAAACCAAGAAAAGTTTATATCTACAATGTTTGTGACCATCAAGAGTGTTATAAAGAAACTGGAGCACAAGCTGTTAGCTATACAACAGGAGTTCCAGCAATGATTGGTTCAAAATTACTTTATAAAGGTATTTGGAAAAATACAGGAGTATTTAATATAGAAGAGTTTGATGCAAAACCATTTATGGATGAGTTAATGACTCAAGGTCTTCCTTGGAAAATTTTAGAACTTGATGTGAAATAG
- a CDS encoding YdcF family protein: MFVLKKIIAAFLMPVPIGLFLLVLSLIFLLKNSYKKAKIFLFLSFLWFALISNQTISNIIIQPLENAHQSLKHTPKDIEYILVLGNGHKTNENFAITSELNTTAINRLIEGIRHYKNLKNNQENTKLIVSGYSFDDPNSHAQMQKRLAIALGVNEADIITLDTPKDTKEEAIESKKIVESEKLILVTTASHMKRASMLFKKEGLDIIESPTNHKYFTSTYPSSYFSGTNIKKVELAFHEYLGIFYSYLRGEI; the protein is encoded by the coding sequence ATGTTTGTATTAAAAAAAATTATCGCAGCTTTTTTAATGCCTGTGCCAATAGGACTTTTTTTATTAGTCTTATCTTTGATTTTTTTGCTAAAAAATTCTTATAAAAAAGCAAAAATATTTTTATTTTTAAGTTTTTTGTGGTTTGCATTAATATCAAATCAAACTATATCAAATATTATAATTCAACCTTTGGAAAATGCTCATCAATCTTTAAAACATACACCAAAAGATATAGAGTACATTTTAGTTTTGGGAAATGGTCATAAAACAAATGAAAACTTTGCTATTACATCTGAGTTAAATACTACAGCTATAAATAGATTAATAGAAGGTATAAGACATTACAAAAATCTAAAGAATAATCAAGAAAATACGAAACTTATAGTTAGTGGATATAGTTTTGATGACCCAAACTCTCACGCCCAAATGCAAAAAAGATTGGCTATAGCTTTAGGTGTAAATGAAGCAGATATTATTACACTTGATACTCCAAAAGATACAAAAGAAGAGGCTATAGAGAGTAAAAAAATAGTAGAAAGTGAAAAGCTAATTCTTGTAACAACTGCAAGTCATATGAAAAGAGCATCAATGTTATTTAAAAAAGAGGGTTTAGATATTATAGAAAGTCCAACAAATCATAAATACTTTACAAGCACATATCCATCCTCATATTTTAGTGGAACAAATATAAAAAAAGTCGAGTTAGCATTTCATGAGTATTTAGGTATTTTTTATTCATATTTAAGAGGAGAAATTTAA
- the amrB gene encoding AmmeMemoRadiSam system protein B, whose translation MSIRKSVVSGSFYPDNKKELLEYFEKFNKIKDDKNSFKSINAIIVPHAGYIYSGFTANKSYKMASLNNYKRVVVVGPSHKIWFRGASVCFYNEYETPFGNLKIDLEYSKELLNKFDFLSFEDECSFEHSTEVQAPFIKYYFGNIDFAEIVYGDIDYLNLEKVFDYILKSKDTLLVISTDLSHFYSQQDAIKLDLICLNAIINKDLKAFEDCEACGKVGLEAIIEYSIKNNLQTKLLHYCTSADISNDKTRVVGYTSAIIGE comes from the coding sequence ATGAGCATAAGAAAATCTGTTGTAAGTGGTAGCTTTTATCCAGATAATAAAAAAGAGTTATTAGAGTATTTTGAAAAATTTAATAAAATAAAAGATGATAAAAATAGTTTTAAAAGTATAAATGCCATTATTGTTCCTCATGCTGGATATATTTATAGTGGATTTACGGCAAATAAATCTTACAAAATGGCTAGTTTAAATAATTATAAAAGAGTTGTTGTTGTAGGACCTTCACATAAAATTTGGTTTAGAGGAGCTAGTGTTTGTTTTTATAATGAATATGAAACTCCTTTTGGAAATCTAAAAATAGATTTAGAATATTCCAAAGAGTTATTAAATAAATTTGACTTTTTGAGTTTTGAAGATGAGTGTAGCTTTGAACACTCAACAGAAGTTCAAGCTCCTTTTATAAAATACTATTTTGGAAATATTGATTTTGCAGAGATTGTTTATGGGGATATTGATTATTTGAATTTGGAAAAAGTTTTTGATTATATTTTAAAATCTAAAGATACTCTTTTGGTTATAAGCACTGATTTAAGCCATTTTTATTCACAACAAGATGCTATTAAACTAGATTTAATTTGTTTAAATGCAATAATAAATAAAGATTTAAAAGCTTTTGAAGATTGTGAGGCTTGTGGTAAAGTTGGATTAGAAGCTATTATTGAATATTCAATTAAGAATAATCTTCAAACAAAACTTTTGCATTATTGTACAAGTGCTGATATTTCAAATGATAAAACAAGAGTTGTTGGATATACATCAGCAATAATAGGAGAATAG
- the amrA gene encoding AmmeMemoRadiSam system protein A has protein sequence MDKDILINIAKKSIERKFNNKVNIDKNEFLKNNNFLNEKRASFVTLTLNKELRGCIGSLEANRTLFDDLINNSYMAAFEDPRFLELSLEEFKKIEIEISILTPPILVEYKDFEDLKSKIRPYIDGVIIEQDGKRSTFLPQVWDMLPKFDDFFAHLCYKGGFEIDDNFKPKVYKYEVEKVK, from the coding sequence ATGGATAAAGATATATTAATAAATATAGCAAAAAAATCAATTGAGAGAAAATTTAATAATAAAGTAAATATTGATAAAAATGAGTTTTTAAAAAATAATAACTTTTTAAATGAAAAGAGGGCAAGCTTTGTAACTCTCACTTTAAATAAAGAGTTAAGAGGTTGTATAGGAAGTTTAGAAGCAAATAGAACTTTGTTTGATGATTTAATAAATAACTCATATATGGCAGCTTTTGAGGATCCAAGATTTTTAGAGTTAAGTCTTGAAGAATTTAAGAAAATAGAGATTGAAATATCTATTTTAACACCTCCTATTCTAGTAGAGTATAAAGATTTTGAAGATTTAAAATCAAAAATAAGACCATATATAGATGGAGTTATTATTGAGCAAGATGGAAAAAGAAGTACTTTTTTGCCACAAGTTTGGGATATGTTACCAAAATTTGATGATTTTTTTGCCCATTTATGTTATAAAGGTGGATTTGAAATAGATGATAATTTTAAACCAAAAGTATATAAATATGAGGTAGAAAAAGTAAAATGA
- a CDS encoding c-type cytochrome — protein sequence MSKKVSVWTDNRFWQRSAAWVTGVAAMLLIWLTFDSMSQIKMGSQDDLSSGITKRVPSPTVINYKVSYEFSEKRGHEVPVIGEKEKFFGRDDYSEEEAMALLNLGKLASQTKNCMNCHTLLGNGAYYAPDLTKAWLDPMWDSYILRMGKASKEEAIAEFLQHPSDNPSNERMMPNLGITADEAKGLVAFLKHMSSIDTNGFPRNFGKIEGGIHGR from the coding sequence ATGTCTAAAAAAGTGTCTGTATGGACAGATAATCGTTTTTGGCAAAGATCAGCTGCTTGGGTTACTGGTGTAGCTGCCATGTTACTAATTTGGCTAACTTTTGACAGTATGAGTCAAATTAAAATGGGTTCACAAGATGATCTTAGTAGTGGAATAACAAAAAGAGTTCCATCTCCAACTGTTATAAATTATAAGGTTTCTTATGAATTTAGCGAAAAAAGAGGTCATGAAGTACCTGTAATTGGAGAAAAAGAGAAATTCTTTGGAAGAGATGATTACAGCGAGGAAGAAGCTATGGCTTTATTAAACTTGGGTAAATTAGCTTCTCAAACTAAAAACTGTATGAATTGTCATACTTTACTTGGAAATGGTGCATATTATGCTCCTGATTTAACTAAAGCTTGGCTTGACCCTATGTGGGATTCATATATACTTAGAATGGGTAAAGCTTCAAAAGAAGAGGCTATAGCTGAATTTTTACAACATCCATCTGATAATCCATCAAATGAGAGAATGATGCCAAATCTTGGTATTACAGCAGATGAAGCAAAAGGTTTAGTGGCATTTTTAAAACATATGTCATCAATAGATACAAATGGTTTCCCTAGAAACTTTGGGAAAATCGAAGGAGGAATTCATGGTAGATAA
- a CDS encoding cbb3-type cytochrome c oxidase subunit I gives MVDNMKSQSKQLGKMYFTVAAILFGAQILFGLIAGTQFVYSGFLFELLDFNVARMVHINALVVWLLYAMIGSVYYLLPDETKIETVGIGLGKLGFYVLTLAVTVVVLVYILIQVGPANEMSIWLIHEGREYIEAPRWADIGIVVVVLIFLANVYLTAIKGERTGIITVLMADLLALAGLYLAGMFYTNNISIDQYWWWWVIHLWVEATWEVFVASVIGWALIKIIGANRQIVEMWLWIEVSMLFGSGILGIGHHYFWIGTPEYWWEIGALFSALEPVPLVAMFVHVMYDWGKEQGLQKAQHGKAQMNNTPAFLWFCASAFGNFLGAGIWGFFHTLPQMNIYTHGTQFTSAHGHLAFFGAFAMAMIAMFYMGVQGNKKELKMTSLTKWGFALITIGVVGMTVALTIAGYGQVMIERAQFGATWEAYFIGQSSVWFKQAMGWRLAMGLVTFVGFLFLVIDLLTIKNAKINQES, from the coding sequence ATGGTAGATAATATGAAATCTCAATCTAAACAATTAGGAAAAATGTATTTTACAGTTGCAGCAATACTTTTTGGTGCACAAATACTATTTGGTCTAATTGCTGGGACTCAGTTTGTATATAGTGGATTTTTATTTGAACTATTGGATTTCAATGTTGCTAGAATGGTACATATAAATGCTTTAGTTGTTTGGCTTTTGTATGCAATGATTGGTTCTGTTTACTATTTACTTCCTGATGAAACAAAAATAGAAACTGTTGGAATTGGTTTAGGAAAATTAGGATTTTATGTATTAACTTTAGCTGTTACAGTTGTAGTTTTAGTATATATTCTAATACAAGTAGGACCTGCAAATGAGATGTCTATTTGGCTAATTCACGAAGGAAGAGAGTATATTGAAGCTCCTAGATGGGCTGATATTGGTATAGTTGTTGTTGTTTTAATCTTTTTAGCAAATGTTTATTTAACTGCAATAAAAGGTGAAAGAACAGGAATTATTACAGTTTTAATGGCTGATTTACTTGCTCTTGCTGGATTATATCTAGCTGGAATGTTTTATACAAATAATATTTCAATTGATCAATACTGGTGGTGGTGGGTTATTCACCTTTGGGTTGAAGCTACTTGGGAAGTATTTGTTGCATCTGTTATTGGTTGGGCATTAATTAAAATAATTGGTGCAAATAGACAAATTGTTGAAATGTGGTTATGGATTGAAGTATCAATGCTATTTGGTTCTGGAATTTTGGGAATCGGTCATCACTATTTCTGGATTGGAACACCTGAATACTGGTGGGAAATTGGAGCACTTTTCTCTGCACTTGAACCTGTACCTTTAGTTGCAATGTTCGTACACGTAATGTACGATTGGGGTAAAGAGCAAGGATTACAAAAAGCTCAACATGGAAAAGCTCAAATGAACAATACACCAGCTTTTTTATGGTTTTGTGCAAGTGCGTTTGGTAACTTTTTAGGTGCTGGTATTTGGGGATTCTTTCACACATTACCACAAATGAATATTTACACTCACGGTACACAATTTACATCAGCTCACGGTCACTTAGCTTTCTTTGGAGCATTTGCAATGGCAATGATTGCAATGTTTTATATGGGAGTTCAAGGGAATAAAAAAGAGTTAAAAATGACAAGTCTTACAAAATGGGGATTTGCTTTAATAACTATTGGAGTTGTTGGAATGACAGTAGCTTTAACTATTGCTGGATATGGTCAAGTTATGATTGAAAGAGCACAGTTTGGTGCGACTTGGGAAGCATATTTTATTGGTCAAAGCAGTGTTTGGTTTAAACAAGCTATGGGTTGGAGATTAGCTATGGGTCTTGTTACATTTGTAGGTTTCTTATTTTTAGTAATTGATTTACTAACAATAAAAAATGCAAAAATAAATCAAGAATCATAA